A window from Micromonospora profundi encodes these proteins:
- the glmU gene encoding bifunctional UDP-N-acetylglucosamine diphosphorylase/glucosamine-1-phosphate N-acetyltransferase GlmU codes for MPQPHLRTVVVLAAGEGKRMKSTLPKVLHPLLGRTLLGHVLSAAAPLAADRTVVVVGHGADQVRAHLTDVAPDATPVLQAEQLGTGHAVRIALEAVPDGAGTVVVINGDVPLLRPETVGALVTAHEQAGAAATVLAAEVPDPTGLGRIVRDADGRLEQIVEERDADATQRAIREINAGIYAFDAMRLRDALGKLSTDNDQGEEYLTDVFGLLRSSGEPVAVHVADDHVETLGCNDRVELATLRRLLRDRVNEAWMRTGVSLLDPATTWIDVTVALDRDAVVDQNTQLRGSTVVGAGALIGPDVTLVDTIVGPAASVVRSHAVGAEVGAGASVGPYAYLRPAARLADKAKVGTFVEVKNSEIGAGSKVPHLTYVGDATIGEQSNIGAASVFVNYDGVNKHRTVIGSHARTGADNMFVAPVEVGDGAYTAAGSVIVDDVPAGAMGVARARQRNIEGWVVKRRAGTAAAQAAERAGAVQGAPNGAGAASDSEAMHGPGETVGGPSGAGDTATE; via the coding sequence GTGCCCCAGCCCCACCTTCGAACCGTCGTCGTGCTCGCCGCCGGTGAGGGCAAGCGGATGAAGTCGACACTGCCAAAGGTGCTGCACCCCCTGCTCGGTCGTACGCTGCTCGGCCACGTTCTGAGCGCGGCCGCGCCGCTGGCCGCCGACCGCACGGTCGTCGTGGTCGGGCACGGCGCCGACCAGGTCCGCGCCCACCTCACCGATGTCGCCCCGGACGCCACGCCCGTGCTCCAGGCCGAGCAACTCGGCACCGGGCACGCCGTCCGCATCGCCCTGGAGGCCGTACCGGACGGAGCCGGCACCGTCGTGGTGATCAACGGGGACGTGCCGCTGCTGCGCCCGGAGACCGTCGGCGCGCTTGTCACCGCGCACGAGCAGGCCGGCGCCGCGGCCACAGTGCTGGCCGCCGAGGTCCCGGACCCGACAGGGCTCGGTCGGATCGTCCGGGACGCCGACGGGCGCCTGGAGCAGATCGTCGAGGAGCGCGACGCCGACGCCACGCAGCGCGCCATCCGGGAGATCAACGCCGGCATCTACGCGTTCGACGCGATGCGGCTGCGCGACGCGCTGGGCAAGCTCTCCACCGACAACGACCAGGGCGAGGAATACCTGACCGACGTGTTCGGGCTGCTCCGCTCGTCCGGCGAGCCGGTCGCCGTGCACGTCGCGGACGACCACGTGGAGACGTTGGGCTGCAACGACCGGGTGGAGCTGGCGACGCTGCGCCGCCTGCTGCGCGACAGGGTCAACGAGGCCTGGATGCGCACCGGCGTCAGCCTGCTCGACCCCGCTACCACCTGGATCGACGTGACAGTGGCGCTGGACCGCGACGCGGTCGTCGACCAGAACACGCAGCTGCGCGGCAGCACAGTGGTCGGCGCGGGCGCGCTCATCGGGCCGGACGTCACGCTCGTCGACACGATCGTTGGCCCGGCCGCCTCGGTGGTGCGCAGCCACGCGGTGGGCGCCGAGGTGGGCGCGGGCGCCAGCGTGGGCCCGTACGCCTACCTGCGGCCGGCTGCTCGACTCGCCGACAAGGCGAAGGTCGGCACGTTCGTCGAGGTGAAGAACTCGGAGATCGGTGCCGGCTCCAAGGTGCCGCACCTGACGTACGTGGGTGACGCGACGATCGGCGAGCAGAGCAACATCGGGGCGGCGTCGGTCTTCGTCAACTACGACGGGGTCAACAAGCACCGCACGGTGATCGGCAGCCACGCACGGACCGGCGCGGACAACATGTTCGTGGCGCCGGTCGAGGTGGGCGACGGCGCGTACACGGCGGCGGGCTCGGTCATCGTGGATGACGTGCCGGCCGGTGCCATGGGTGTCGCCCGTGCCCGCCAGCGCAACATCGAAGGCTGGGTGGTGAAGCGGCGGGCCGGCACTGCTGCGGCCCAGGCGGCTGAGCGGGCGGGTGCGGTGCAGGGTGCGCCCAATGGTGCCGGTGCCGCAAGTGACAGTGAGGCAATGCACGGGCCGGGCGAGACGGTGGGCGGGCCGTCCGGCGCGGGAGATACTGCAACCGAATAG
- a CDS encoding acyl-CoA desaturase, which produces MSTALLEPNTAGPGPKPLTDGSQSPGILAALYAFVVIPFVALLVAVPLAWGGWLGWTDVIIGLVFYVVSGLGITVGFHRYFTHGSFKAKRWLRVSLAVAGSLAVQGEIIQWVADHRRHHAFSDLEGDPHSPWRFGTSFWALTRGLFHAHVGWLFRRELSNRARFAPDLIADRDISRVDRLFPVLVMVSLLGPAVIGGLVTWSWQGALTAFFWAGLVRIGLLHHVTWAINSVCHVYGERPFAMRQGDRASNFWPLAILSFGESWHNLHHADPTSARHGVLRGQVDISARVIWLFEKTGAASQVRWPKPERIAAKLVKPVPPQ; this is translated from the coding sequence ATGTCGACCGCTCTGCTTGAACCGAACACTGCCGGTCCCGGCCCGAAACCGCTCACCGACGGCAGCCAGTCCCCCGGAATCCTGGCCGCCCTCTATGCCTTCGTGGTGATCCCCTTCGTGGCCCTGCTGGTCGCCGTCCCGCTGGCCTGGGGTGGCTGGCTGGGCTGGACCGACGTGATCATCGGCCTGGTCTTCTACGTGGTCAGCGGACTCGGCATCACCGTCGGCTTCCACCGCTACTTCACGCACGGCTCGTTCAAGGCCAAGCGGTGGCTGCGCGTCTCCCTGGCGGTAGCGGGTTCCCTTGCGGTGCAGGGCGAGATCATCCAGTGGGTGGCCGACCACCGGCGGCACCACGCCTTCTCCGACCTGGAGGGTGACCCGCACTCCCCGTGGCGCTTCGGCACCAGCTTCTGGGCTCTGACCCGGGGCCTGTTCCACGCCCACGTCGGCTGGTTGTTCCGCCGGGAGTTGTCCAACCGGGCGCGGTTCGCGCCCGACCTGATCGCCGACCGTGACATCAGCCGGGTGGACCGGCTGTTCCCGGTGCTGGTGATGGTGTCGCTGCTCGGCCCGGCAGTGATCGGCGGCCTGGTGACCTGGTCGTGGCAGGGCGCGCTCACCGCGTTCTTCTGGGCCGGGCTGGTCCGCATCGGCCTGCTGCACCACGTCACCTGGGCGATCAACTCGGTCTGCCACGTCTACGGCGAGCGTCCGTTCGCCATGCGTCAGGGCGACCGGGCGTCGAACTTCTGGCCGCTGGCGATCCTGTCGTTCGGCGAGAGCTGGCACAACCTGCACCACGCCGACCCCACCAGCGCGCGGCACGGCGTCCTGCGCGGTCAGGTGGACATCTCCGCACGCGTCATCTGGCTGTTCGAGAAGACCGGAGCGGCATCGCAGGTCCGCTGGCCGAAGCCGGAACGCATCGCGGCGAAGCTCGTGAAGCCTGTCCCACCGCAGTAA
- a CDS encoding TetR/AcrR family transcriptional regulator, translating to MPEVSDDAGGRRAAPAPKPKPASRVRMSAAQRREQLIATGRQLFAERGFDATSIEEVAARAKVSKPVVYEHFGGKEGLYAVVVDREVRALLDRITTALTAGHPRELLEQAAMALLGYIEEETSGFRVLVRESPLMSGTANFSSVMNDVAHQVEHILGAEFKSRGYDPKLAELYSQALVGMVALTGRWWMEVRKPRKEMVAAHLVNLAWNGLSHLEAKPGLITARRR from the coding sequence ATGCCTGAGGTAAGCGACGATGCCGGGGGCCGGCGCGCGGCTCCGGCGCCCAAACCCAAACCCGCCTCCCGGGTACGCATGTCGGCGGCCCAACGGCGGGAGCAGTTGATCGCGACGGGCCGTCAACTGTTCGCCGAACGCGGATTCGACGCCACCTCCATCGAGGAGGTGGCGGCCCGCGCCAAGGTTTCGAAGCCTGTCGTGTACGAGCACTTCGGCGGCAAGGAAGGGCTCTACGCGGTGGTGGTGGACCGGGAGGTCCGGGCCCTGCTGGACCGGATCACCACGGCGCTCACCGCGGGGCATCCGCGCGAGTTGCTGGAGCAGGCGGCGATGGCCCTGCTGGGCTACATCGAGGAAGAGACAAGCGGCTTCCGGGTGCTGGTCCGCGAGTCGCCGCTGATGTCCGGCACTGCCAACTTCAGCAGCGTGATGAACGACGTGGCCCACCAGGTCGAGCACATACTGGGCGCCGAGTTCAAGAGCCGGGGCTACGACCCGAAGTTGGCCGAGTTGTACTCCCAGGCGCTTGTGGGCATGGTCGCGTTGACCGGCCGCTGGTGGATGGAGGTTCGTAAGCCGCGCAAGGAGATGGTGGCGGCGCACCTGGTCAACCTGGCCTGGAACGGCTTGTCGCACCTGGAGGCGAAGCCGGGCCTGATCACCGCGCGGCGTCGCTGA
- a CDS encoding DUF4383 domain-containing protein, with amino-acid sequence MAHFPVNHPARPLYRVLAGLIGLYILVFGVWGVAETLGDPLFDRGSHWALGLRTNLAFSLASVIFGVVLIIGASRRTNLGHYMNLTAGAVFLVTSILMMSVLQTEANFLNFSMSTVIVSMVFGLILLGTGLYDKVGSEEHAETERQRRSHPVAEVHRR; translated from the coding sequence ATGGCGCACTTTCCGGTGAACCATCCGGCACGGCCGCTCTACCGGGTCCTCGCCGGTCTGATCGGCCTCTACATCCTGGTCTTCGGCGTGTGGGGTGTCGCCGAGACGCTCGGTGACCCGCTGTTCGACAGGGGCAGCCACTGGGCGCTCGGCCTGCGCACCAACCTGGCCTTCTCGCTCGCCTCGGTGATCTTCGGAGTTGTCCTGATCATCGGGGCGTCCCGGCGCACCAACCTCGGCCACTACATGAACCTCACCGCCGGCGCGGTGTTCCTCGTGACGAGCATCCTCATGATGTCGGTGCTGCAGACCGAGGCGAACTTCCTCAACTTCTCGATGTCCACAGTGATCGTGTCGATGGTGTTCGGCCTGATCCTGCTGGGCACCGGCCTCTACGACAAGGTCGGGTCCGAGGAGCACGCCGAGACGGAACGCCAGAGGCGTAGCCACCCGGTGGCCGAGGTGCACCGCCGCTGA
- a CDS encoding DUF4383 domain-containing protein: MAHTPVNHPARPIYRAIGGLTGLYLVVFGVLGIITTAGDELFAQDDTHVLGQGTNFGFSLLSVLLGIVVLVGTVLGRNIDVAINQWLAYALMAIGLGSLAFIRTDANIFNFSVFTVIVMLTVSMVLLMAGMYGKVGSEEEAEAFQKARLVL; the protein is encoded by the coding sequence ATGGCCCACACCCCCGTCAACCACCCCGCGCGGCCGATCTACCGGGCGATCGGCGGGCTGACCGGTCTGTACCTGGTGGTCTTCGGTGTGCTCGGCATCATCACGACCGCCGGCGACGAGCTCTTCGCGCAGGACGACACCCACGTGCTCGGTCAGGGCACGAACTTCGGGTTCTCGCTGCTCAGCGTCCTTCTGGGGATCGTCGTGCTGGTCGGCACCGTGCTCGGCCGCAACATCGACGTGGCGATCAACCAGTGGCTCGCGTACGCCCTCATGGCGATCGGCCTGGGCAGCCTGGCGTTCATCCGGACCGATGCCAACATCTTCAACTTCAGCGTCTTCACCGTGATCGTCATGCTGACGGTCTCGATGGTGCTGCTCATGGCCGGCATGTACGGCAAGGTCGGGTCGGAGGAGGAGGCGGAGGCGTTCCAGAAGGCTCGCCTCGTGCTCTGA
- a CDS encoding ABC-F family ATP-binding cassette domain-containing protein, whose translation MANIVNLDRVSKGYGAAGRLLTDVSLGLDDADRIGVVGLNGAGKSTLLRLLTKQEDPDDGRVTHRRDLRVLWLPQQLTLAPDSTVRDVVLGTAWLDEGMGAEHEWAGDAGVRAILDGLGMPHLGLDQPVGPMSGGERRRVALAALLVRDSDLLILDEPTNHLDVAGVDWLARHLVGRKGSLVVVTHDRWFLDAVCTNTWEVADQTVRAYEGGFAAWILARAERERVAAATEARRQNLLRKEIAWLRRGPPARTSKPQFRIDAANALIADVPPARDTMSLQRMATSRLGKQVYDLENVELRAGPKEILRDVTWQVGPGDRIAILGANGAGKTTLLRLLAGITRPDGGRLNTGSTVKPAFLSQELAELPGHLRVLEAVEEVARRVQLGDREVSAAQLAEVFGFDDRRLWTPVSDLSGGERRRLQMLRLLAGEPNVLLFDEPTNDLDTDTLAALEDLLDSWPGTIVVASHDRYLIERVTETAFGMFGDGRLVHLPGGIDEYLARTAERAGAPRAAATSTTASAGPSAGGMSAAEVRQARKELTRLERQLGKLDQRETTLLDQLATDATDYAKVAELDTQLKDLRAERERIEETWMTLAEDLPES comes from the coding sequence GTGGCGAACATCGTCAATCTGGACCGGGTGTCCAAGGGGTACGGCGCCGCCGGCCGGCTGCTCACGGACGTCTCACTCGGTCTGGACGACGCCGACCGGATCGGCGTGGTCGGCCTCAACGGCGCCGGAAAGTCCACCCTGCTGCGGCTGCTCACCAAGCAGGAGGACCCCGACGACGGCCGGGTGACCCACCGCCGCGACCTGCGCGTGCTCTGGCTGCCGCAGCAGCTCACCCTCGCCCCCGACTCCACGGTGCGGGACGTCGTGCTCGGCACCGCCTGGCTCGACGAGGGCATGGGCGCCGAACACGAGTGGGCCGGCGACGCCGGAGTGCGCGCCATCCTCGACGGCCTCGGCATGCCACACCTCGGCCTCGACCAGCCGGTCGGCCCGATGTCCGGTGGCGAGCGTCGCCGGGTGGCGCTCGCCGCGCTGCTCGTCCGCGACTCCGACCTGCTGATTCTCGACGAGCCCACCAACCACCTCGACGTCGCAGGTGTCGACTGGCTGGCCCGGCACCTGGTCGGCCGCAAGGGCTCCCTCGTGGTGGTCACCCACGACCGGTGGTTCCTGGACGCGGTCTGCACGAACACCTGGGAGGTCGCCGACCAGACCGTCCGGGCGTACGAGGGTGGGTTCGCCGCCTGGATCCTCGCCCGCGCCGAGCGTGAACGCGTCGCCGCCGCCACCGAGGCCCGCCGGCAGAACCTGCTCCGCAAGGAGATCGCCTGGCTGCGCCGTGGCCCGCCCGCCCGCACCTCGAAGCCGCAGTTCCGCATCGACGCCGCGAACGCCCTGATCGCCGACGTGCCGCCGGCCCGCGACACCATGTCGTTGCAGCGCATGGCCACCTCCCGGCTCGGCAAGCAGGTGTACGACCTGGAGAACGTCGAGCTGCGCGCCGGCCCCAAGGAGATCCTGCGCGACGTCACGTGGCAGGTCGGCCCCGGCGACCGGATCGCCATCCTCGGCGCCAACGGCGCCGGCAAGACCACGCTGCTGCGGCTGCTCGCCGGCATCACCCGACCCGATGGTGGCCGCCTCAACACGGGCTCCACTGTCAAGCCCGCGTTCCTGTCCCAGGAGCTCGCCGAACTGCCCGGGCACCTGCGCGTCCTCGAGGCCGTCGAGGAGGTCGCCCGCCGGGTCCAGCTCGGCGACCGGGAGGTCTCCGCGGCCCAGCTCGCCGAGGTCTTCGGCTTCGACGACCGCCGCCTCTGGACGCCCGTCAGCGACCTGTCCGGCGGCGAGCGCCGCCGGTTGCAGATGCTGCGGCTGCTCGCCGGTGAGCCCAACGTGCTGCTCTTCGACGAGCCCACGAACGACCTGGACACCGACACGCTGGCCGCGCTGGAGGACCTGCTCGACTCGTGGCCCGGCACGATCGTCGTGGCCAGCCACGACCGCTACCTCATCGAGCGTGTCACCGAGACAGCGTTCGGGATGTTCGGCGACGGCCGGCTCGTGCACCTGCCCGGCGGCATCGACGAGTACCTTGCCCGGACTGCCGAGCGGGCGGGCGCGCCCCGGGCAGCTGCCACCTCGACCACAGCGTCCGCCGGCCCCTCCGCCGGAGGCATGTCCGCCGCCGAGGTACGCCAGGCGCGCAAGGAGCTGACCCGGCTGGAACGGCAGCTCGGCAAGCTCGACCAGCGCGAGACGACCCTGCTCGACCAGCTCGCCACCGACGCCACCGACTACGCCAAGGTCGCCGAACTGGACACCCAGCTCAAGGACCTGCGCGCCGAACGGGAGCGGATCGAGGAGACCTGGATGACCCTCGCCGAGGACCTGCCCGAGAGCTGA
- a CDS encoding 4-(cytidine 5'-diphospho)-2-C-methyl-D-erythritol kinase — protein sequence MTEAWRPDDEDERRGALGPVKVRVPAKINLHLGVGPLRRDGYHELNTVYHAISIYDELTARRGDTLALTMEGEGTGELALDDTNLVIRAAHALAGYAGVLPHARLHLRKQIPLAGGLAGGSADAAAALVACDALWGTGLSRDELAGIAADLGSDVPFLIYGGTALGTGRGEAVSPVLARPTSWHWVVAIADVGLSTPAAYRELDRLRDTGAAGTPLGSTDALLGALRQRDPRVLARTLGNDLQDAALAMRPALADTLKAGEAAGALAGIVSGSGPTCVFLASDAANAERIAADLAVAGVCRLARVAHGPVAGARVG from the coding sequence GTGACCGAGGCCTGGCGACCGGACGACGAGGACGAGCGGCGTGGTGCCCTCGGGCCGGTCAAGGTACGAGTCCCCGCGAAGATCAACCTGCACCTCGGGGTGGGCCCGCTGCGCCGCGACGGCTACCACGAGCTGAACACCGTCTACCACGCGATCTCGATCTACGACGAGCTGACCGCGCGCCGGGGCGACACCCTCGCGCTCACCATGGAGGGCGAGGGCACCGGCGAGCTGGCGCTGGACGACACGAACCTCGTGATCCGCGCCGCGCACGCCCTCGCCGGGTACGCGGGAGTGTTGCCGCACGCCCGGCTGCACCTGCGCAAGCAGATCCCGCTCGCCGGTGGTCTGGCCGGCGGCAGCGCCGACGCGGCCGCCGCGCTTGTGGCCTGCGACGCGCTGTGGGGCACCGGGCTGTCCCGTGACGAGTTGGCCGGGATCGCCGCCGACCTCGGCTCCGACGTGCCGTTTTTGATCTACGGCGGCACGGCGCTGGGCACCGGCCGGGGCGAGGCCGTCAGCCCCGTGCTGGCCCGACCGACGTCCTGGCACTGGGTCGTGGCGATCGCCGACGTTGGCCTGTCCACCCCGGCTGCCTACCGCGAGCTGGACCGGCTCCGCGACACCGGCGCGGCCGGCACTCCGTTGGGCAGCACCGATGCCCTGCTCGGCGCGCTGCGTCAACGCGACCCCCGGGTCCTCGCCCGTACGCTGGGCAACGACCTTCAGGACGCCGCACTGGCCATGCGCCCGGCACTGGCGGACACGCTCAAGGCCGGCGAGGCGGCCGGCGCGCTCGCCGGCATCGTCTCCGGCTCCGGCCCTACCTGCGTCTTCCTCGCCTCCGACGCGGCAAACGCGGAACGGATCGCCGCCGACCTGGCCGTCGCCGGCGTGTGCAGACTGGCGCGGGTCGCGCACGGCCCGGTCGCCGGCGCCCGCGTCGGCTGA
- the rsmA gene encoding 16S rRNA (adenine(1518)-N(6)/adenine(1519)-N(6))-dimethyltransferase RsmA, translating to MTGLLGPAEIRELAARLGVAPTKKLGQNFVHDPNTVRRIVTAAGLSPDDVALEVGPGLGSLTLGLLPVAGHVHAVEIDTVLAGALPDTAARYAGPDADRLTVHRADALRIRADELADPAPTALVANLPYNVAVPVVLHLLAELPSLRHGLVMVQKEVADRLVAGPGSKVYGIPSVKLAWYAQARGAGRVPPNVFWPVPNVDSGLVAFTCRQPPRADVPRERVFAVVDAAFAQRRKTLRAALAGWAGGADRAAAALTAAGVDPGARGESLTVEQFAAIAASAPVGTPAAK from the coding sequence ATGACCGGTCTCCTCGGCCCGGCGGAGATCCGGGAACTCGCCGCCCGGCTGGGCGTCGCGCCCACCAAGAAGCTGGGCCAGAACTTCGTGCACGACCCGAACACAGTGCGTCGGATCGTCACGGCCGCCGGTCTGAGCCCCGACGACGTGGCCCTGGAGGTCGGCCCCGGGCTCGGCTCGCTCACACTGGGGCTGCTGCCCGTCGCCGGGCACGTGCACGCCGTCGAGATCGACACGGTGCTCGCCGGGGCGCTGCCGGACACCGCCGCGCGGTACGCCGGCCCGGACGCCGACAGGCTCACCGTGCACCGGGCCGACGCGCTGCGCATCCGCGCCGACGAACTCGCCGACCCCGCGCCGACCGCGCTTGTGGCGAACCTGCCCTACAACGTGGCAGTGCCTGTGGTGCTGCACCTGCTCGCCGAGCTGCCGAGCCTGCGCCACGGCCTCGTAATGGTGCAGAAGGAGGTCGCCGACCGGCTGGTCGCCGGTCCCGGCTCCAAGGTGTACGGCATTCCGTCGGTCAAGCTTGCCTGGTACGCCCAGGCCCGAGGTGCCGGTCGGGTGCCGCCGAACGTGTTCTGGCCGGTACCCAACGTCGACTCCGGCCTCGTCGCCTTCACGTGCCGCCAGCCACCGCGCGCCGACGTACCCCGGGAACGGGTTTTCGCAGTGGTGGACGCGGCCTTCGCGCAGCGTCGCAAGACCCTGCGCGCCGCGCTGGCCGGTTGGGCCGGCGGCGCGGACCGGGCCGCCGCCGCGCTCACCGCCGCGGGTGTCGACCCCGGCGCCCGGGGCGAGTCGCTGACCGTGGAGCAGTTCGCCGCGATCGCCGCGTCGGCTCCGGTCGGTACGCCGGCCGCGAAGTAG
- a CDS encoding TatD family hydrolase has product MLSLMSEPTETRRERAARRAGEFPPAPEPLPRPVLDSHTHLDITVSEAGVPGGGSTDDPIGSAVAVAAEVGVDRLVQVGVDVASSVWGADVAERHPAVLATVALHPNEAPRLADLDEALREIESLAARERVRGIGETGMDFFRTGDEGRAAQEESFRAHIAIAKRHGKALVVHDRDAHADVLRILDDEGAPDTVVLHCFSGDADFARECVRRGFLLSFAGTVTFGSAGALREAAALTPVDQILVETDAPYLTPMPYRGRPNASYLIPLTVRSLAATTGTDLDELCTAISATGDRVFGPW; this is encoded by the coding sequence ATGCTGTCGCTGATGAGCGAGCCCACTGAAACCCGCCGCGAGCGTGCCGCCCGGCGGGCCGGAGAGTTCCCACCCGCCCCCGAACCACTGCCCCGGCCGGTGCTGGACAGCCACACCCACCTGGACATCACCGTCAGCGAGGCCGGCGTACCCGGCGGAGGGTCGACCGACGACCCGATCGGCTCGGCGGTCGCCGTGGCCGCCGAGGTCGGCGTGGATCGGCTGGTCCAGGTCGGAGTCGACGTGGCGTCCTCAGTGTGGGGCGCGGACGTCGCCGAGCGTCACCCGGCCGTGCTGGCCACCGTGGCGCTGCACCCCAACGAGGCACCCCGGTTGGCCGACCTCGACGAGGCGCTTCGGGAGATCGAGTCGTTGGCCGCCCGGGAACGGGTCCGGGGGATCGGCGAGACCGGGATGGACTTCTTCCGTACCGGCGACGAGGGGCGCGCCGCGCAGGAGGAGAGCTTCCGGGCGCACATCGCCATCGCCAAGCGGCACGGCAAGGCGCTCGTCGTCCACGACCGGGACGCACACGCCGACGTGCTGCGGATCCTCGACGACGAGGGCGCACCGGACACGGTGGTGCTGCACTGCTTCTCCGGCGACGCCGACTTCGCCCGCGAGTGCGTCCGCCGTGGCTTCCTGCTCAGCTTCGCCGGCACCGTCACGTTCGGCAGCGCGGGTGCCCTGCGCGAGGCGGCCGCGCTGACCCCGGTGGACCAGATCCTTGTGGAAACCGACGCGCCCTACCTCACCCCGATGCCGTACCGGGGCCGGCCGAACGCCTCGTACCTGATCCCGCTCACCGTCCGCTCGCTCGCCGCTACCACCGGCACCGACCTGGACGAGCTGTGCACGGCCATCTCCGCCACCGGCGACCGGGTCTTCGGCCCGTGGTGA
- the metG gene encoding methionine--tRNA ligase yields the protein MSHVLAAVAWPYANGPRHIGHVSGFGVPSDVFARYMRMAGHDVLMVSGTDEHGTPIQVQADADGVTPRELADRYNRVIVEDLHGLGLSYDLFTRTTTRNHYAVVQELFEGMYRNGYIVPKTTMGAISPSTGRTLPDRYIEGTCPICGYDSARGDQCDNCGNQLDPIDLIDPKSRINGETPKFVETEHFFLDLPALAEVLRQWLDTRDGWRPNVLRFSRNLLDDLQPRAITRDLEWGVPIPLDDWRDRPDKRIYVWFDAVIGYLSASIEWARRSGDPEAWRRWWSTDGEGKDARSYYFMGKDNIVFHSVIWPALLSGYSGEGSRDGEPGQLGRLNLPTEVVSSEYLTMEGRKFSSSRKVVIYVRDFLERYDADALRYFIAAAGPESNDTDFTWAEFLRRNNDELVAGWGNLVNRSVSMAAKNFGAIPPVDPAGLTEADEALLAVARAGFATVGDLIGRHRQKQAIGEAMKVVAEANRYLSEQAPWKLKAEADKPRQGTILHVALQVVSDANTLLTPFLPHSAQQVHELLGGTGVHAPMPVIEQVDDLDGGPSYPVLTGDYTVGARWESVPLESGRPLAPPKPVFRKLDPSIVDEELARLAE from the coding sequence ATGAGTCACGTTCTCGCGGCAGTGGCCTGGCCGTACGCCAACGGCCCCCGCCACATCGGCCACGTCTCCGGTTTCGGCGTTCCCTCCGACGTCTTCGCCCGGTACATGCGGATGGCCGGCCACGACGTGCTCATGGTCTCCGGCACCGACGAGCACGGCACCCCCATCCAGGTGCAGGCCGACGCCGACGGGGTCACCCCGCGCGAGCTGGCCGACCGGTACAACAGGGTGATCGTCGAGGACCTGCACGGCCTCGGGCTCTCCTACGACCTGTTCACCCGCACCACCACCCGCAACCACTACGCGGTGGTGCAGGAACTGTTCGAGGGGATGTACCGCAACGGCTACATCGTGCCGAAGACCACCATGGGCGCCATCTCGCCGTCCACCGGGCGCACCCTTCCCGACCGCTACATCGAGGGCACCTGCCCGATCTGCGGGTACGACAGCGCGCGCGGCGACCAGTGCGACAACTGCGGCAACCAGCTCGACCCGATCGACCTGATCGACCCGAAGTCGCGGATCAACGGGGAAACCCCGAAGTTCGTCGAGACCGAGCACTTCTTCCTGGACCTGCCCGCGCTGGCCGAGGTGCTGCGGCAGTGGCTGGACACCCGCGACGGGTGGCGGCCCAACGTGCTGCGGTTCTCCCGCAACCTGCTCGACGACCTCCAGCCGCGGGCGATCACCCGGGACCTGGAGTGGGGCGTACCCATTCCGTTGGACGACTGGCGGGACCGGCCCGACAAGCGGATCTACGTCTGGTTCGACGCGGTGATCGGTTACCTGTCCGCCTCGATCGAGTGGGCCCGCCGCTCCGGCGACCCGGAGGCGTGGCGCAGGTGGTGGTCGACCGACGGCGAGGGCAAGGACGCGCGGTCGTACTACTTCATGGGCAAGGACAACATCGTCTTCCACTCGGTGATCTGGCCGGCGCTGCTCTCCGGCTACTCCGGCGAGGGCTCCCGCGACGGTGAGCCCGGCCAGCTGGGCCGGCTCAACCTGCCCACCGAGGTGGTCTCCAGCGAGTACCTGACCATGGAGGGGCGCAAGTTCTCCTCGTCCCGCAAGGTGGTCATCTACGTCCGCGACTTCCTGGAGCGCTACGACGCCGACGCGCTGCGCTACTTCATCGCCGCCGCCGGCCCGGAGAGCAACGACACGGACTTCACCTGGGCCGAGTTCCTCCGCCGCAACAACGACGAGCTGGTCGCCGGCTGGGGCAACCTGGTCAACAGGTCCGTCTCGATGGCGGCGAAGAACTTCGGCGCCATCCCGCCGGTCGACCCGGCAGGACTCACCGAGGCAGACGAGGCGCTGCTCGCGGTGGCCCGGGCCGGCTTCGCCACGGTCGGTGACCTGATCGGCCGGCACCGGCAGAAGCAGGCCATCGGCGAGGCCATGAAGGTGGTCGCCGAGGCCAACAGGTACCTGTCCGAGCAGGCGCCGTGGAAGCTCAAGGCCGAGGCCGACAAGCCCCGCCAGGGCACCATCCTGCACGTCGCCCTTCAGGTGGTCAGTGACGCCAACACGCTGCTCACCCCGTTCCTGCCGCACTCCGCGCAGCAGGTGCACGAGCTGCTGGGCGGCACCGGCGTACACGCGCCGATGCCTGTCATCGAGCAGGTCGACGACCTGGACGGCGGTCCGTCGTACCCGGTGCTGACCGGGGACTACACGGTCGGCGCGCGCTGGGAGTCGGTGCCGCTGGAGTCCGGCCGGCCGCTGGCACCGCCGAAGCCGGTGTTCCGCAAGCTCGACCCGTCGATCGTCGACGAGGAGCTGGCCCGCCTGGCCGAGTGA